A region from the Triticum aestivum cultivar Chinese Spring chromosome 3D, IWGSC CS RefSeq v2.1, whole genome shotgun sequence genome encodes:
- the LOC123076681 gene encoding F-box/kelch-repeat protein At2g43445-like: MGKEESRATRPTPYLPHEVITEILLRLPVTSILRFRCVSKAWRRTLSKDPSFRLHRQRHPCLLIAPEIQLDRKRTGATAGLYRWEEAHGAATLMHPIDPLSKARGLAHCDGLVLVATDLVVCVLNPATHRVLTLLGCHHPFRRAFGLGRDPRTGTYKVARYFYQTDFGLKVFTIGVDQHWRQLMAESPHLVNMRRTATFFKGSLLWTFSRYDYQVRTGFLRLRLEDETFNIVPPPPCFGEHTMPLHFTNGKSFYGQ; the protein is encoded by the coding sequence ATGGGCAAGGAGGAATCAAGGGCCACGAGGCCGACGCCCTACTTGCCGCACGAGGTCATCACGGAGATCCTTCTCCGGTTGCCTGTCACCTCGATTCTACGGTTCAGGTGTGTCTCCAAGGCATGGCGCCGCACCCTATCCAAGGACCCGTCCTTCCGCCTCCATCGGCAACGGCATCCGTGCCTGCTCATCGCCCCGGAGATCCAACTCGACAGAAAACGTACAGGCGCCACTGCTGGCCTCTACCGCTGGGAGGAGGCCCACGGCGCCGCAACCCTCATGCACCCCATTGACCCTCTGTCCAAGGCGCGCGGTCTCGCGCACTGCGATGGGCTAGTGTTGGTGGCCACCGATTTGGTTGTGTGCGTCCTCAACCCAGCCACACACCGCGTCCTCACGCTGCTGGGTTGCCACCACCCTTTTCGCCGTGCGTTTGGCCTTGGGCGTGACCCTCGCACAGGTACCTACAAGGTAGCCCGATACTTCTACCAAACCGATTTCGGCCTCAAGGTGTTCACCATAGGAGTCGATCAGCATTGGCGTCAGCTGATGGCGGAGTCACCGCACCTTGTCAACATGCGACGCACAGCGACCTTCTTCAAGGGGTCCCTTCTTTGGACCTTCAGCAGATATGACTACCAAGTCAGGACTGGTTTCCTCAGGTTAAGATTGGAGGACGAAACATTTAACATTGTTCCACCGCCTCCATGCTTCGGGGAACACACTATGCCGCTGCATTTTACAAACGGAAAATCGTTTTATGGTCAATGA